CCGAAGCGCGTCCGTGGTCAGGCGGTCCCGTCAGCGCCCGGGGCGAGGAGTTCCTCGATCCTGAGGCCGAGGTGCAGCGTGAACCGGTGGGCGCCGTCGTCGAGGTCGAGTCCGGTGATCTCCTGGATCTGGCGCAGGCGGTAGTAGAGCGAGGTGCGGTGGATTCCCAGCGTGTCCGCGGTCCGGGGTATCGATCCCGCGTGTTCGAGGAAGCAGCGCAGGGTGTCCCGCAGGCGGTCGCCGCCATGAGTGCCACTCAGGACGCGGAGCGGTTTCGGGATCAAGGACGCGTTCAGGGCGTGCTCGGGGAGCTGGAGCAGCACCGCGAGCTCCCCGAGCAGCTCCCAGTCACCGGCACTCTTCAGGGTGGGCAGTCGGTGCGCCGCGCGTGCCGCCACGAGCGCCTGCTCGTACGACGTCCAGGCGTCGTCCAGGCTGGGGTGCCGGCCGCCGACGCCGATCACGGCGTCCGCCGTCGGGCCCAGGAAGGTGCGGAGTTCGTCCAGAATGCGAGCGGACTGAGCGGTGACCTCGTCCTGCCCGGGTGGGCGATCGCGCAGCTGGAGCAGTATCGCCCGCTCCTTGTCGACCGCGATGAGGCCCTGGGTCGAACGCGTCTGCCGGAACCCCTCCAGAGCTCCCCACAGGGCCGCCTCGCACTGCCGCACGAGCTCCGTCGCGCAGCTCAGCCGGACGATGGTGACCAGGACGTGCTCGGCCGCTCCGAGCAGTCCGAGCTCCTTGCCCCGCCGCCGTGCGGTGGTACGGGCGGCGACGTCGGTGCCGACGAGTTCGAGGACGAGGTCCCGCTCGTCGGCCTTCCGGGTGTCGCCGGCGATGTGCTCTCCGTGCATCTGGGCGGCCATGGCGTCCGCGGACCGGGCGATGGCACGTGTCTCGTCCTCCGTGAGCGTCTTCCCGGGCACGACCACCATGAGCAGTCCGAGGAGATGCCCGCGCTCGCGCAGGGGCACCACGTAACGGGGCAGCAGTCCGAGGGCGTCACGGCCGTCGATGAATCCGGCCCGGGACCACTGGGTCACGCCCTGGGCGAGGACGTACCGGATGGTCGCGTTGTCGGCGCGGCCCTGCAACAGGGTGCCGATGCGGAC
This Streptomyces sp. NBC_01283 DNA region includes the following protein-coding sequences:
- a CDS encoding PucR family transcriptional regulator, whose amino-acid sequence is MTVRLQRARPGSPELQALVDELAERIGRSVAVDDPLVRMVCTSRHFGDEDRVRIGTLLQGRADNATIRYVLAQGVTQWSRAGFIDGRDALGLLPRYVVPLRERGHLLGLLMVVVPGKTLTEDETRAIARSADAMAAQMHGEHIAGDTRKADERDLVLELVGTDVAARTTARRRGKELGLLGAAEHVLVTIVRLSCATELVRQCEAALWGALEGFRQTRSTQGLIAVDKERAILLQLRDRPPGQDEVTAQSARILDELRTFLGPTADAVIGVGGRHPSLDDAWTSYEQALVAARAAHRLPTLKSAGDWELLGELAVLLQLPEHALNASLIPKPLRVLSGTHGGDRLRDTLRCFLEHAGSIPRTADTLGIHRTSLYYRLRQIQEITGLDLDDGAHRFTLHLGLRIEELLAPGADGTA